The Salvelinus namaycush isolate Seneca chromosome 16, SaNama_1.0, whole genome shotgun sequence genome has a segment encoding these proteins:
- the lyrm1 gene encoding LYR motif containing protein 1, protein MTSATRNQVLSLYMRVFRIARGWQSTLPQETESERLYIVQEAQTLFRQNQQLTDHTEIKKCIDECEARIGIGLHYRNPYPRPLYLPVMGLATQKGRKLKAQQRMRKQAKPVYLQSHDEDS, encoded by the exons ATGACGTCAGCCACACGTAATCAGGTCCTGTCACTGTATATGAGGGTATTTCGGATCGCCCGTGGCTGGCAGTCCACACTCCCACAAGAGACTGAGAGCGAGAGACTGTACATTGTCCAGGAGGCCCAGACCCTCTTCAGACAGAACCAGCAG CTGACAGATCATACTGAAATAAAGAAATGCATAGACGAATGTGAGGCAAGGATAGGAATTG GTCTTCATTACAGGAATCCCTATCCAAGACCT CTCTACCTGCCTGTAATGGGACTGGCAACCCAGAAAGGCAGGAAGCTGAAAGCACAGCAACGCATGAGGAAGCAGGCCAAGCCGGTTTACTTACAGTCACATGACGAAGACAGTTGA
- the LOC120060893 gene encoding DCN1-like protein 3 — MGQCVTKCKNPSSSLGSKSGDKEPGSKSHHKKCGGTGGSGGGGHKDEPSALSRKASSELMFNGTKNALEVTVETTVIPTSAMMWELRNEEHSVADREGPSLLRIEELFCCYKDPQEESILEEGMERFCNDLYVDPAEFRVLVLAWKFQAATMCKFTRKEFVDGCRAIKADSLEGICSRFPFMLLEAQGEENFKELYRFTFQFGLDAEEGQRSLQRDIAIALWRLVFTQDTPAILEHWLDFLGENPSGVRGISRDTWNMFLNFTQAIGPDLSNYSEDEAWPSLFDTFVEWEMERRRKEEQLKRAEEEDRGCTETDESSPSSTDRLETEGGRGSQTWGGH, encoded by the exons ATGGGCCAGTGTGTCACCAAGTGTAAGAACCCATCGTCCTCGCTCGGCAGCAAGAGTGGCGACAAAGAGCCTGGGTCCAAGTCCCACCACAAGAAATGCGGGGGCACGGGAGGCAGTGGGGGAGGAGGGCACAAGGACGAGCCCAGTGCCCTGAGCAGGAAGGCCTCCAGTGAGCTCATGTTCAATGGCACTAAGAATGCCTTGGAGGTTACCGTGGAGACCACGGTAATCCCCACATCGGCCATGATGTGGGAACTGAGGAATGAGGAGCACTCGGTGGCAGACCGGGAGGGGCCGTCCTTGCTGCGCATCGAGGAGCTTTTCTGCTGCTACAAGGACCCGCAGGAGGAGTCTATCTTGGAGGAGGGCATGGAGAGGTTCTGCAATGACCTGTACGTGGACCCCGCCGAGTTCCGTGTGCTGGTCCTCGCTTGGAAGTTTCAGGCGGCCACCATGTGCAAGTTTACAAG GAAGGAGTTTGTAGACGGATGCAGGGCGATCAAGGCGGACAGTCTCGAGGGCATCTGCTCCCGGTTCCCCTTCATGCTGCTGGAGGCGCAGGGCGAGGAGAACTTCAAGGAGCTGTACCGCTTCACCTTCCAGTTCGGCCTGGACGCTGAGGAAGGCCAGCGCTCACTGCAGCGTGACATTGCCATTGCGCTGTGGCGCCTGGTCTTCACGCAGGACACGCCAGCCATCCTCGAGCACTGGCTGGACTTCCTGGGCGAGAACCCGTCAGGTGTGCGGGGCATCTCGCGGGACACCTGGAACATGTTCCTCAACTTCACACAGGCCATCGGGCCAGACCTGAGCAACTACAGCGAGGACGAGGCCTGGCCAAGCCTCTTTGACACCTTTGTAGAGTGGGAGATGGAGCGCAGGAGAAAGGAAGAGCAGTTAAAGAgggcagaggaggaggacaggggatGCACTGAGACTGATGAGAGCTCTCCCTCCAGCACAGACAGACTTGAAACAGAGGGCGGACGGGGCTCACAGACCTGGGGGGGGCACTGA